The Accipiter gentilis chromosome 14, bAccGen1.1, whole genome shotgun sequence genome contains a region encoding:
- the ZFP64 gene encoding zinc finger protein 64 translates to MNPGSGGGGGVAPAFPGPVQFPGGTTVLVELTPDIHICGICKQQFNNLDAFVGHKQSGCQLTSATAGATSTVQFVSEETVPSTQAQTTTRTIASETQTITVSAPEFVFEHGYQTYLPSESSEPPTAAIVSTPPKARSRKSTSSLTQKKLNCCYPGCQFKTSYGMKDMERHLRTHTGDKPHKCEVCNKCFSRKDKLKMHMRSHTGVKPYKCKHCDYAAADSSSLNKHQRIHSNERPFKCQICPYASRNSSQLTVHLRSHTGDAPFQCQMCPAKFKINSDLKRHMRVHSGEKPYKCEFCEVRCAMKGNLKSHIRIKHSMENTLKCPECEFQCGNKTSLRHHIRTHQPEQPVKCSECNYSCSNKAALKVHERIHCKDRPFKCEFCSFDTKQRSNLTTHVRKAHGDKVKTKKQTVEKKEGDRPKQGGSRQVAKLDAKKAFKCDLCDASFVREDSLRSHKKQHSMYNGSKNNELAVLQLQVDPSRQTSAPITVSHLQVPLQAAQVSPYNEGRVKIIVGHQVPQTNSIVQAASVNVMPPTLVSQNQEDLSANSRLQLLGQVSLLAPPPPPISQSEAGPVAQPAVLLTTHDQSDGSALHQTLIPAAPVGSHEASANQAFITSSGISCSDLEGLNALIQEGATEVTVVSDGGQSITVSTSAPPPPIFSSSSHTEAPKQTYSIIQSGAHTALLCPADSIPD, encoded by the exons ATGAaccccggcagcggcggcggcgggggggtggcgccGGCCTTCCCCGGCCCCGTGCAGT TTCCCGGTGGCACCACCGTGCTGGTGGAGCTCACCCCTGACATCCACATTTGTGGCATCTGCAAGCAGCAGTTCAATAACCTCGATGCCTTCGTTGGGCACAAGCAAAGCGGTTGCCAGCTCACTAGTGCGACAGCCGGGGCCACCAGTACGGTCCAGTTTGTGTCGGAAGAAACGGTGCCGTCGACACAGGCACAAACGACGACCAGGACCATCGCTTCGGAGACCCAAACCATCACAG TTTCTGCACCAGAGTTTGTTTTTGAGCATGGCTATCAAACGTACCTGCCCAGTGAGAGCAGTGAGCCTCCAACTGCTGCTATCGTCTCTACACCACCAAAAGCACGTTCAAGAAAATCCACTTCCTCACTTACACAGAAGAAACTAAACTGCTGCTATCCAG GTTGCCAGTTCAAGACTTCCTATGGCATGAAGGATATGGAACGTCATCTACGAACACACACAG GAGACAAGCCCCATAAATGTGAAGTTTGCAACAAATGTTTTAGTCGTAAAGATAAGCTGAAGATGCATATGCGTTCTCATACTGGGGTGAAGCCTTACAAATGTAAACACTGTGACTATGCAGCTGCTGACAGCAGCAGTCTCAACAAGCACCAGCGCATTCACTCCAATGAGCGTCCTTTTAAATGCCAGATCTGTCCTTATGCAAGCCGCAACTCTAGCCAGCTAACTGTACATCTCAGATCCCACACAG GAGATGCTCCTTTCCAATGCCAGATGTGTCCTGCTAAATTTAAAATCAACTCAGACTTGAAGAGGCACATGCGTGTGCATTCTGGTGAGAAACCTTATAAATGTGAGTTCTGTGAGGTCCGGTGTGCCATGAAAGGAAACTTGAAATCACACATTCGTATCAAGCACAGCATGGAAAATACTCTCAAGTGTCCAGAGTGTGAATTTCAGTGTGGAAACAAAACAAGCCTTCGGCACCACATAAGAACTCATCAGCCCGAACAACCAGTGAAGTGCTCAGAGTGCAACTACTCTTGCTCCAACAAGGCAGCTCTGAAGGTGCACGAGCGAATTCATTGCAAAGATCGTCCTTTCAAATGTGAATTCTGCAGCTTTGATACCAAGCAGCGGAGCAACCTCACGACTCATGTGAGGAAAGCTCATGGTGACAAAGTCAAGACCAAGAAGCAAACagtggagaagaaggaaggagataGGCCAAAGCAAGGTGGCTCCAGGCAAGTTGCCAAATTGGATGCCAAGAAAGCATTTAAGTGTGACCTGTGTGATGCTTCCTTTGTCCGAGAAGATTCTCTTAGGAGTCATAAGAAGCAGCACAGTATGTATAATGGATCTAAAAATAACGAACTGGCTGTTCTACAGCTCCAGGTGGATCCCAGTCGGCAGACCAGTGCCCCGATTACTGTCAGTCACCTCCAGGTCCCACTTCAGGCTGCTCAGGTTTCTCCATACAATGAGGGAAGGGTCAAGATCATTGTGGGTCACCAGGTCCCTCAGACTAACAGTATCGTTCAGGCTGCATCTGTGAATGTCATGCCTCCTACATTAGTTAGCCAGAATCAGGAAGACCTCTCGGCCAACAGCCGCTTGCAGCTTCTGGGCCAAGTCAGTTTGTTGGCACCACCTCCGCCTCCCATATCTCAAAGCGAAGCAGGGCCTGTGGCACAACCAGCAGTTCTTCTCACAACCCATGACCAAAGCGATGGAAGTGCTTTACATCAAACTCTCATTCCTGCTGCTCCTGTTGGCAGTCATGAGGCTTCAGCAAACCAAGCTTTCATCACCAGCTCTGGAATCAGCTGCTCTGACTTAGAAGGCCTTAATGCTTTGATACAAGAAGGAGCAACAGAAGTGACTGTGGTTAGTGATGGAGGTCAGAGCATAACAGTGTCCACTTCAGCTCCCCCTCCTCCTATCTTTTCTTCATCCTCTCACACAGAAGCCCCGAAGCAGACCTATTCTATCATTCAAAGTGGAGCCCATACAGCTTTGCTATGTCCAGCAGACTCCATACCAGATTAG